A stretch of Macadamia integrifolia cultivar HAES 741 chromosome 7, SCU_Mint_v3, whole genome shotgun sequence DNA encodes these proteins:
- the LOC122083114 gene encoding glucose-induced degradation protein 8 homolog isoform X2 has protein sequence MELDPRQYEHIANNDNDVRNVVLSYLVHNCFKETAESFISCTGMKLPADYPVEMDKRKPIVHFALEGNALKAIELTEQLAPNILEENKDLHFDLLSLHFVQLVCSRKCTEALEFAQIKLTPFGKVHKFVEKLEDFMALLAYEEPEKSPMFHLLSLDYRQHVADNLNRAILAHANLPSYSAMERLIQQTTVVRQYLHQELGKANNGA, from the exons ATGGAGTTGGATCCTCGACAGTACGAGCACATT GCTAATAATGACAATGATGTCCGCAATGTTGTCTTATCATATCTTGTACATAATTGCTTCAAAGAGACTGCAGAATCATTCATTTCTTGCACTGGGATGAAGCTTCCTGCTGATTATCCTGTTGAGATGGACAAAAGAAAAC CAATTGTCCATTTTGCATTGGAGGGAAATGCTCTGAAGGCCATTGAATTGACAGAACAGCTGGCACCCAACATACTAGAGGAAAACAAGGACCTGCATTTTGATCTACTGAGCCTTCATTTTGTTCAGCTTGTTTGCTCTAGAAAATG CACAGAAGCTCTGGAATTTGCTCAGATCAAGTTGACACCATTTGGGAAGGTTCACAAATTTGTCGAGAAACTGGAG GATTTCATGGCTTTGCTAGCTTATGAGGAGCCAGAAAAATCACCAATGTTTCATCTGCTTAGTTTGGATTACCGGCAGCATGTTGCAGATAATCTAAATCGAGCAATTCTGG CGCATGCTAACTTGCCTAGCTATTCTGCAATGGAAAGGTTGATACAACAAACCACCGTGGTGAGGCAATACTTGCATCAAGAGCTTGGAAAG GCAAACAATGGggcatag
- the LOC122083114 gene encoding glucose-induced degradation protein 8 homolog isoform X1: MELDPRQYEHIANNDNDVRNVVLSYLVHNCFKETAESFISCTGMKLPADYPVEMDKRKPIVHFALEGNALKAIELTEQLAPNILEENKDLHFDLLSLHFVQLVCSRKCTEALEFAQIKLTPFGKVHKFVEKLEDFMALLAYEEPEKSPMFHLLSLDYRQHVADNLNRAILAHANLPSYSAMERLIQQTTVVRQYLHQELGKDGPPSFSLTSFLKS, encoded by the exons ATGGAGTTGGATCCTCGACAGTACGAGCACATT GCTAATAATGACAATGATGTCCGCAATGTTGTCTTATCATATCTTGTACATAATTGCTTCAAAGAGACTGCAGAATCATTCATTTCTTGCACTGGGATGAAGCTTCCTGCTGATTATCCTGTTGAGATGGACAAAAGAAAAC CAATTGTCCATTTTGCATTGGAGGGAAATGCTCTGAAGGCCATTGAATTGACAGAACAGCTGGCACCCAACATACTAGAGGAAAACAAGGACCTGCATTTTGATCTACTGAGCCTTCATTTTGTTCAGCTTGTTTGCTCTAGAAAATG CACAGAAGCTCTGGAATTTGCTCAGATCAAGTTGACACCATTTGGGAAGGTTCACAAATTTGTCGAGAAACTGGAG GATTTCATGGCTTTGCTAGCTTATGAGGAGCCAGAAAAATCACCAATGTTTCATCTGCTTAGTTTGGATTACCGGCAGCATGTTGCAGATAATCTAAATCGAGCAATTCTGG CGCATGCTAACTTGCCTAGCTATTCTGCAATGGAAAGGTTGATACAACAAACCACCGTGGTGAGGCAATACTTGCATCAAGAGCTTGGAAAG GATGGACCTCCATCATTTTCTTTGACGTCTTTTCTGAAGAGCTGA
- the LOC122084955 gene encoding probable cysteine protease RD21C translates to MVTTFLGKLKRRVVTIDGYVDVPPNSEEQLLQAVASQPVSVGICGSERAFQLYSKGIFSGPCSTSLDHAVLIVGYGSENGVDYWIVKNSWGTGWGMKGYIHMVRNSGNAQGVCGINMLASYPTKTSPNPPPPPSPGPTRCSLLSYCSEGQTCCCTRPLWGFLCFSWKCCELDSAVCCNDHVSCCPHDYPVCDTQTKRCLKSSGNFTRVKVIEKASSFGKSGGWNSILEALNW, encoded by the exons ATGGTAACAACATTCCTTGGCAAA CTAAAAAGACGAGTTGTAACCATTGATGGGTATGTTGATGTGCCTCCCAATAGTGAGGAACAACTACTCCAGGCTGTTGCATCTCAACCTGTGAGTGTAGGTATATGTGGTAGTGAAAGAGCTTTCCAGTTGTACTCAAAG GGGATCTTCTCTGGCCCATGTTCAACTTCTTTGGATCATGCTGTATTGATTGTTGGTTATGGTTCAGAAAATGGAGTTGATTACTGGATTGTGAAGAACTCCTGGGGAACAGGTTGGGGAATGAAAGGCTACATTCACATGGTGCGAAACAGTGGCAATGCACAAGGGGTTTGCGGTATAAACATGCTAGCTTCGTATCCAACTAAGACTAGTCCTAACCCCCCTCCTCCACCTTCCCCTGGTCCAACTAGATGTAGTCTCCTGTCCTACTGCTCAGAAGGTCAAACCTGTTGCTGTACGCGGCCGTTATGGGGCTTCTTATGCTTTTCATGGAAATGCTGCGAGCTGGATTCAGCTGTGTGTTGCAATGATCACGTTTCTTGTTGCCCTCATGATTATCCAGTTTGTGATACCCAAACGAAGCGATGCCTCAAG AGTTCTGGGAACTTCACAAGAGTAAAAGTGATTGAGAAGGCAAGTTCTTTTGGGAAGTCTGGAGGTTGGAATTCTATTCTTGAGGCTTTGAATTGGTAA
- the LOC122083421 gene encoding lon protease 2-like, translated as MALPQLLPSSSSTLTYKPYLHPSPTSSLNPDSSKNPNRLYKTIASSPSRTRNHRLRRRPSLHCSASSFSEKHHTGSPKSDDLVELPLFPLPLVLFPGAILPLQIFEFRYRMMMHTLLQTDLRFGVIYCDTATGTADVGCVGEVVKHERLVDDRFFLICKGQERFRVSSIVRTKPYLVAKVNWLEDRPSADGDNDLNNLANEVETYMKDVIRLSNRLNGKPETETQDLRRNLFPTPFSFFVGGTFEGAPREQQALLELEDTVMRLKREKETLRNTLNYLTAASAVKDVFPSSSA; from the coding sequence ATGGCACTCCCTCAGCTGTTACCCTCTTCATCCTCTACCCTCACTTACAAACCCTACTTACACCCATCTCCTACTTCCTCCTTAAACCCTGATTCATCCAAGAATCCCAATCGTCTCTACAAAACCAtagcttcttctccttctcgtaCTCGTAATCATCGTCTTCGCCGTAGACCGAGTCTCCATTGCTCCGCTTCTTCCTTCTCCGAGAAGCACCACACCGGATCCCCCAAATCCGATGACCTCGTGGAACTacctctcttccctcttcctttggTCCTCTTCCCCGGTGCCATCCTCCCCTTGCAGATCTTCGAATTCCGGTACCGCATGATGATGCACACCCTCCTCCAGACCGATCTCCGATTCGGTGTCATCTACTGCGACACCGCCACAGGCACCGCAGACGTCGGCTGCGTTGGGGAGGTTGTGAAGCACGAACGCCTTGTCGATGACCGATTCTTCCTCATCTGTAAGGGCCAGGAGCGATTCCGTGTCTCGAGTATCGTCCGCACCAAACCTTACTTGGTTGCCAAGGTCAACTGGCTGGAGGATAGACCCTCGGCGGACGGGGATAACGATCTTAACAACTTAGCGAATGAGGTGGAGACCTACATGAAAGATGTTATCCGCTTGTCTAATCGATTGAATGGTAAGCCGGAGACTGAAACTCAGGATTTGAGGCGAAATTTGTTTCCGACGCCGTTTTCCTTCTTCGTGGGGGGTACTTTCGAAGGAGCTCCCAGAGAACAACAAGCTTTATTGGAGCTCGAGGATACGGTGATGAgattgaagagagaaaaggagacaTTGAGGAATACCCTGAACTATTTGACTGCTGCCTCCGCCGTCAAAGATGTCTTCCCATCATCTTCTGCGTGA